GGGATAATATATTTCGCTTTCAAAACTTACTTGTTGCCCAGATAATACTGTTTTGATATAAGGAAGAACTTTTTCATAAGCTGCTACACCTACAACTTCTTGAATGTGCTTTCCGTATATTTCTGTAGGAGAATTGCCCAACCATTCTTGGTATTTTTGATTATTAAAACGATAGCGTTGTTCTGCATCAATATAAGAAATTAATACCGGAACAGTATTAGTAATTAAACTTAGTTCCGCTTCTCTTTCCTTCAGTGCATCTTCTGCCCATTTGCGAGCGGTCATATCTTCATGTATCAGCACTATTTCGCGGATACTGCCGTCTTCATTTTTTACGGGATAAGCAACAGCACTCACCCAACGAATCGGGTCTTGATTAATTGTGCGATTGGGAAGACTTTCATTAGGATCATACTTGATTGGGGGAATTTGTACCGCTTCCCCAGCAAATGCTTGTTTAATATAGGGCATTATACCCTTTTCTACTAATTGCTGATCTTCCAACATATTGTAGTCTGGAATTTTGTCTATACTTATTCCCCAAAGTTCTTCCCATGCACGATTAACTTGGATAGTTCGACCATCAGGAGCAAGGATTTGAATACTTAAAGGCGCTTGTTCTACTAAAGTACGGAATCTATTTTCACTTTGCTTAATTGCTTTCTCTATTTGTTTGCGTTCACTAAGATCAATTAAAAACCCGATGGCAACACGCTCGTCACCAGGAATATATGCTGTCCCAACTAATACAGGTATACGACTACCATCTTTACGGATATATTCTTTCTCAAACGGAGAATATTTCTTAGTAAGTTTCATCTCCGCCATCGCTTCTTGATCTAAATGGCGATATTCTGGGGGAGTAATTTCTAAAACGTTGATTTTTCCTGAAAGTACTTCTGACCGTGTATAGCCTAAAATATTTAACCAAGCATCATTTGCTTCAATTACATTGCCGTTAAAGTCGGCAAAGGTAATACCAATCAGGTTGGACTCTACTAAATGATTCAGGCGAGATTCAGTTTGGCGTAAAGCTTTTTCAGCAAGCTTGCGTTTAGTAATATCTAAAACAAAAAACGCACCTTTGTCTGTATATCCCTTAAAACTACCACCACCAATCAAAATTGGTACACGACTACCATCTTTACGAATGTACTCTTTTTCAAATGGCGTACAAAATCTATTAGTTTTGATTTCTGTCAACGCTATTGCATCTAGATGAAAATACTCTGCTGGTGTTAAGTCCTGCCAGCGAATTTTTTTATCAATAAAATCTGCTTCTCTATACCCAATTATTTTTAAAAAAGCGGCATTTGGATCTTTAATAGAGCCATCGGATTCCCAAAAAGCAATCCCAATCATATCGGATTCAACTATGCTGCGGAATCGTGTTTCGCTTTCTTTTAAGGCTAATTCTGCCTGCTTACGTTCTGTAACATCGGTGAGCATAGCTATTCCACCGATAGATTCCCCATTTTGATTGATAATTGGGCTACTGGTGACAATTGCCCATAGTTCTGAACCATCTTTACAACGAAAACAAAAGTCGTATTGCTCTTTAATACCTTGCTTACGTCTCTGAAGGATTTGTTCTGCTTGCACCCGTCTATCTCGATCCATAAAATCAAAAACTTGACGACCGAGCATTTCTTCGGAGGTATAACCCAACATTTCAGCTAAACGCTGGTTGACATATTCTGTTCTTGCCTCAGAGTTATATTTCCAAATCCCTTCGTAAGCTGTATCAACTATTAAGCGATATTGTTCCTCCGAAGCTTTGAGCTTGAGCATACTTTTCTCAATTCGCTGTTTAGCTGCGCGTAATTCGGAGTTGAGGGAACTAATTATAAGCGTTACTAATACAAATACAATTAGGCGTACTACATGGGTTAAATCATTAATACCCAGGTTATGTAAGGGAGGAATAAAAAAATATTGGATAGCTAAAGTAGACAACAGTGTTGCTACTAACCCCGCCTCCATACCTCCATACCAAGCACTAATAGCTACTGCCGCATAAAACAATGGTACATTTGTTGTCCCCAGCAGTGGCTTTAGTAATAAAGTTAAGAGCAATGCACTTGCTACTATCCCTAAACTAACTAGGTAAAGTTTTGTGCGATCGCGTATTCCTCTTAACATTTTGTCTGCTCCTTGATGCTGCAAAAAAAAATCATTGGCTGGGATGATTTTTTAAGTATTTTATGTTTGTGTGCTTAAATAGATGCGATCGCACATTCCCCTATACAGCCATTACCTTAAAATAAACAGGGTGTTTGCTATTTTTACAAAGTAATGGCTCGTACTCCCACACTATCTTATGATCGAGGCACTCTGATTTTCCATCCACCACCGAGGGGAAAAGTTTGGGTAGAATATGCGACTTGGGATGACCGTGTAGAGAAGTTTCGTATCCCTGCAATTTACTATCGTCCACTGGTAGAAGCACTACAAACAGAGAAAATTAATTTTAACGATGAAGCTAAGGGCTTTTCTCCACTGGAATTAATACCTAGTTTGGAAATGGAACCTTATCCCCATCAAAGTGAAGCTTTATTAGCTTGGAAGTTAGCAGGAAGACAAGGAGTTGTTGTATTACCTACTGCTGCGGGTAAGACTTATTTAGCTCAATTAGCGATGCAGTCTACGCCACGCAGTACGTTAATTGTAGTGCCAACGTTGGATTTGATGCACCAGTGGTATGCTCATCTGGAAGCAGCATTTCCTGACGTGGAGGTAGGATTATTAGGCGGAGGTTCGCGCGATCGCACTCCGATTCTTGTGGCAACATACGATAGTGCGGCAATTCATGCAGAAGCTTTGGGTAATTTGTATGCTTTATTAATTTGTGATGAGTGCCATCATTTACCGACGGATTTTTATCGGGTAATTGCAGAATATGCGATCGCACCTTATAGATTAGGATTAACTGCAACACCAGACCGCTCAGATAATCGTCATCATGACTTAAATACGCTTTTAGGTAAAGTTGTTTATCATAAAACGCCAGAAGAATTAGCTGGTACTGCCCTAGCACAGCATCAGATAGTGCAGATTAAAGTTAAATTATCGCAACAAGAGCGCGATCGCTACAATCAACTGATTCAAGAACGCAATAAATTTTTAAGACAATCCAATATTTCCCTGGGTAGCATTCAAGGATGGCAAACATTTGTGCAAGCAAGTTGCCGTTCACCAGCAGGACGTAGAGCTATGTTAGCTCATCGAGAAGCCAGAGAAATCGCTTTAGGAACAGATGGGAAATTAAGAATATTAACTGATATCCTCACCCAACATTATCCAGAACGAACAATAATTTTTACCGCAGATAATGCCACCGTTTACCGCATTTCTCAAGAATTATTAATTCCAGCAATTACCCATCAAACCCCAGTAAAAGAACGTCACGAAATCCTGACGCGCTTCCGCGAGGGTGAATATAAATGCTTAGTAGTGTCTCATGTGCTGAATGAGGGGGTGGATGTCCCAGATGCGCGTGTGGCGATTATTTTATCTGGCACTGGTTCTAGTCGTGAGTATATTCAAAGATTAGGACGGGTGTTGCGTAAAGGTACAGACCAGAATAAGCGTGCTGTGTTGTATGAGGTGGTAACAGAGGATACCAGCGAGGAACGTACTTCGGAAAGAAGGAGAGGAGATAAGGAAAATAAAGCGCCAAAACGCCCAGAGAAAGAGGAGAAGTATCAGCAGCTGGAAATTATTCAGCCTACGCCACTTTATGGCAGCAGTACTAAGCGTACTAAGAAAGCGGCTGAACCTTCTACTAAGTGGAAAAAGGATTCTGCGACTCCTGAAGGTAATTGATAATTGTTAATTGTGAAGCCCAATTTTGCAACTGACCACTATCTGCAAGCTACCACTTACGTAAAATACGACCTTTGGCAGAGGAATCATTAGACACCTTGAGAAAGTGGTTAACTCTCACCCCACGCTCAAAGCTATTCACCGAATACTAAAAGCATAGAGTTCAAACAAACGGTTTAAAGCTTATGAAACGCCAGGGTGAAGCACAAACATCTATCTCTCTCAAATCTCAAGTTGCTGGTAAAACACTTTCTCTCCGCGCCTCCTTATTAAGTGCATTGCTGCTAATCTCAGGTGGCACAATGACACTAGCTGCATTGACTCAAACTGCTACTGCAAATGGTGTTACTGCTACTGCTGCTGTAAATAGCAGAGTAATATATGTAAATCCCGCTACTGGTACTGATAGCCCTAACGCTGGTACTAGCGAAGCTGCACCACTACGCACCATTACTTCTGCACTACTAATGGCTACTGCTGGTACTGTTGTACAACTAGCCCCTGGTTCTTATACAGCGAATACAGGCGAAGTCTTCCCCCTAGTTGTCCCTGCTGGTGTAACTTTGAAAGGTAATGAGGCTACTAAAGGTAATGGCATCAATATCAATGGTGGTGCATCTTTCGTTAGTCGCCTAGAAGCAACTCAAAGTGTCACAATTCTCGCTTCTACTGACAGTGTAATTAGTGGTGTAACTATTACTAACCCCATTATTCGCGGTACAGGTTTGTGGTTAGAATCAAGCAACGCCACTGTCACTAACAACACTTTTGCAAGCAGCAAGCGCGAAGGTATCTTCATTACTGGTACATCCGCAGCAATTATCGAAGGTAACAAATTTACTCAAAATAGCGGTAACGGTATTACTATCGGTCGCACCGCTAAAGGTGAAATCCGTAATAATGTGTTTGAAAACACTGGTTTTGGTATCTCTCTGAGTGAAGAAGCATCTCCATTAATTGTCAACAACCGCATCACTAAAAACGT
The Oculatellaceae cyanobacterium DNA segment above includes these coding regions:
- a CDS encoding DEAD/DEAH box helicase family protein, which codes for MARTPTLSYDRGTLIFHPPPRGKVWVEYATWDDRVEKFRIPAIYYRPLVEALQTEKINFNDEAKGFSPLELIPSLEMEPYPHQSEALLAWKLAGRQGVVVLPTAAGKTYLAQLAMQSTPRSTLIVVPTLDLMHQWYAHLEAAFPDVEVGLLGGGSRDRTPILVATYDSAAIHAEALGNLYALLICDECHHLPTDFYRVIAEYAIAPYRLGLTATPDRSDNRHHDLNTLLGKVVYHKTPEELAGTALAQHQIVQIKVKLSQQERDRYNQLIQERNKFLRQSNISLGSIQGWQTFVQASCRSPAGRRAMLAHREAREIALGTDGKLRILTDILTQHYPERTIIFTADNATVYRISQELLIPAITHQTPVKERHEILTRFREGEYKCLVVSHVLNEGVDVPDARVAIILSGTGSSREYIQRLGRVLRKGTDQNKRAVLYEVVTEDTSEERTSERRRGDKENKAPKRPEKEEKYQQLEIIQPTPLYGSSTKRTKKAAEPSTKWKKDSATPEGN